Proteins encoded together in one Anaerotignum propionicum DSM 1682 window:
- a CDS encoding helix-turn-helix transcriptional regulator, whose product MKIDRLVSMIMILLDKERIGAQELADMFEVSPRTIYRDIDTINMAGIPVRSTSGVGGGFEIMPNYKLDKKVFSTDDLSALLMGLSSLSNTVRGDELVNALAKVKSFIPADKAKDIELKANQIHIDLSPWMGNRNIQPYLEIVKTALQESRLLSFQYSAHHGNKTSRVVEPYQLVLKNSHWYFQGYCHKRSDYRLFKLSRISNLQIKEESFMPRDYQKPILEFSDILETIQTKIKIRIHKAVMDRVLDFCAYEEFAPDGDEYYIVDFPFIENDYYFDILLSFGNKCECLEPLYIRTEMKRRIHDIAVLYEN is encoded by the coding sequence ATGAAAATAGACAGACTTGTTAGTATGATTATGATACTTCTGGATAAAGAACGGATAGGTGCACAGGAGTTAGCGGATATGTTTGAAGTTTCACCTCGCACAATCTACCGTGATATAGATACAATTAATATGGCAGGTATTCCTGTCCGCTCCACATCAGGAGTGGGTGGAGGATTTGAAATTATGCCAAACTATAAACTTGATAAAAAGGTTTTTTCCACTGATGATCTTTCTGCTCTCTTAATGGGGCTTTCCAGCCTTTCAAACACAGTACGAGGTGATGAATTGGTAAATGCCCTTGCAAAAGTTAAGAGCTTTATCCCTGCCGATAAGGCGAAAGACATAGAATTAAAAGCAAATCAAATTCATATAGATTTGAGCCCTTGGATGGGTAACAGGAATATCCAACCGTATTTGGAAATTGTAAAAACAGCCTTACAGGAAAGCAGGCTACTTTCGTTTCAATATTCAGCTCACCACGGAAATAAAACTTCACGAGTAGTCGAGCCGTATCAGCTTGTATTGAAAAATAGTCATTGGTACTTTCAAGGCTACTGCCATAAGAGGAGTGATTATCGCTTATTCAAACTATCGCGCATATCAAATCTACAAATAAAAGAGGAATCTTTTATGCCACGAGATTATCAGAAACCGATTTTAGAATTTTCGGATATTTTAGAAACAATACAAACAAAAATTAAAATTCGCATTCATAAAGCTGTGATGGATAGGGTGCTTGATTTTTGTGCTTATGAAGAATTTGCTCCAGATGGCGATGAGTATTATATTGTTGATTTCCCTTTTATAGAGAACGATTACTATTTTGATATTCTTCTTAGTTTTGGAAATAAATGTGAGTGTTTAGAGCCGTTATATATACGCACAGAAATGAAACGCAGAATACACGATATCGCTGTCTTGTACGAAAACTGA
- a CDS encoding helix-turn-helix transcriptional regulator, which yields MQINRLFEMIYLLLNKESMTAGELATHFEVSPRTIYRDVELLSSAGIPIYMTKGKGGGISLLPDFVLNKTVLTDGEKSDILAALHAVEAVNLEQTNTAVQKLSSLFGSTNADWVEVDFSGWANAEEEALLFSQLKTAILGKIKVVFHYHSSEGSTQRTVEPMKLCFKGQSWYLYAFCTVRQDYRFFKLRRMKELELMDDHFERTAPAKIFEDDKIFQDDFVTITLKLLKKMAYRVYDEFSQYKTLPDGDFIAQLTMPRGDWVYQYLATFGEHCEILEPEDIRLQVKKKLQKTLAQYL from the coding sequence ATGCAGATTAATAGGCTGTTTGAAATGATTTATTTACTCCTGAACAAAGAAAGTATGACCGCCGGGGAGCTTGCCACGCACTTTGAGGTTTCTCCCCGCACCATTTACCGGGATGTGGAGCTTCTATCCTCGGCGGGAATACCTATTTATATGACAAAAGGAAAGGGCGGTGGAATTTCATTGCTCCCTGACTTCGTTCTCAATAAAACCGTACTGACCGATGGCGAAAAGTCAGATATCTTGGCAGCACTTCACGCGGTAGAGGCGGTCAATTTGGAGCAAACCAATACTGCGGTGCAAAAGCTGTCATCCTTGTTTGGAAGCACCAACGCCGATTGGGTTGAAGTCGATTTCTCTGGTTGGGCAAATGCTGAGGAGGAAGCACTGCTGTTCAGCCAGCTCAAAACCGCCATTCTTGGAAAGATAAAAGTGGTATTTCATTATCACAGCAGTGAGGGTAGTACACAGCGTACAGTAGAACCCATGAAACTCTGCTTTAAGGGGCAAAGCTGGTATCTTTATGCTTTCTGCACAGTGCGTCAGGATTATCGCTTTTTTAAGCTGCGGCGAATGAAAGAGCTGGAGCTGATGGATGATCACTTTGAACGTACCGCCCCTGCAAAGATATTTGAAGACGACAAGATATTTCAAGATGATTTCGTAACCATCACGCTGAAGCTGTTAAAGAAAATGGCATATCGTGTATATGATGAGTTTTCGCAATACAAGACGCTCCCAGACGGTGATTTTATTGCACAGCTTACCATGCCCAGAGGCGATTGGGTCTATCAATATCTTGCGACTTTCGGTGAGCATTGTGAAATTTTAGAGCCAGAGGACATCCGTCTGCAAGTAAAAAAGAAACTGCAAAAAACGCTGGCACAATATTTATAA
- a CDS encoding type 1 glutamine amidotransferase family protein produces the protein MITIYVYILDTLADWELGYVTSELNSARFFKKDAQSISLKTVSCSKEPIRTMGGLTIMPDCLIDNMVVNETSALLLPGANTWSDTKHETIIERASEFLSAGAVVGAICGATAALANVGLLDNRPHTSNGSGFLEMVSPCYKGQNFYIDDSSVADNNLITAGSTGGLLWAKQIIEHLSVFQSNTLEAWYKYFSTGKPEHFFALMQTLPSNNEN, from the coding sequence ATGATTACAATCTATGTTTATATTCTTGATACTTTAGCCGACTGGGAATTGGGATATGTTACTTCGGAGCTAAATTCTGCTCGCTTTTTCAAAAAGGATGCACAGAGTATATCTCTCAAAACGGTTAGTTGCTCTAAGGAGCCAATCCGTACAATGGGAGGACTGACAATTATGCCTGATTGCCTGATTGACAATATGGTTGTAAATGAAACAAGTGCATTGCTATTGCCGGGTGCAAATACATGGAGCGACACAAAGCATGAAACTATTATCGAAAGAGCAAGTGAATTCCTTTCTGCAGGTGCGGTGGTGGGTGCAATCTGTGGAGCCACTGCTGCCCTTGCCAATGTTGGGCTTTTGGATAATCGTCCACATACCAGTAATGGATCGGGATTTCTTGAAATGGTTTCTCCCTGTTATAAAGGCCAAAATTTTTATATAGACGATTCGTCTGTAGCGGATAACAACCTCATTACCGCGGGTTCTACCGGAGGCTTATTGTGGGCAAAGCAAATCATTGAACACTTAAGCGTTTTTCAATCAAACACACTGGAAGCCTGGTACAAGTATTTTAGTACCGGTAAGCCTGAACATTTCTTTGCGCTGATGCAGACTTTGCCATCTAACAATGAAAATTGA